The genomic window aGCGTGCGAGTCAAACGTGTCTTGGAATTAAATAAACGACATTAATTCAGGCCACaaaattgtatacattttatttgaataatctgTAATCCATTGTTAGAATACAAAGCTCAAAAGTTCTTGTCGTGCTTTTATTCATtcatatatgaaaataaaataatatttgtttattatggaacataagatacaggtatatattccacgtcattaaatttgaatttgtaggcatccctcatcggcaaagaagacagagggtgttgGCCGAGAGacaaagccggcgtaaaaaactctcggtactcttttaaaatagcaaatcatcaaacaacacttattttaaaacaaatatcgcaaattaattagaagtagcctgtatagcactagtcccaggcccttttatcaactagataatcgttaactttatagactttttacacagcttttctttaatacatgaAACTTTATGTAACGTATTGTGCAATTATTAacgtcaaaattaataaaaggatatTTTTACTACTAGTTTGATTAATGCCAAATCAAGGACGAAGAACGGACAACATGAAACTGTCAAGCAACTCCGCCAATATTTTGAGTCGATTACTTTTtgtgacataattaaaatattataacgcttaagtaaattttagaaaaatctgaaaaatattaaatcaagtacaaataattataggcCAAATATGGCGAATCCGTTGATAGAAATAAGTGAGGggaaattacataaaattattgtgtTGATCgtatagtatatttttcatattgtatgaaagcgcaaattcggcacCACATGGAGAACTACTACTGTTACTGTTCTCAATTATGGGCGGGagaccagctccttccacttgaccgtagtCGACGAAGAGctgttcgaatcgtcgacgaccaatccatctccgagcggcttgatcctttggagttgcgtagagatgtggggcgACTCTGcgtcttctaccgcatttatcatggagagtgttcagaggaagttgttcggactaatacctgcagctgagctTCATCATCGgatgtcgaggcagaatacgaaattccacccgtatcacctcgatgtcgtcattccacaactgagcgttttttaaggcagtgtttgtcgcgcaccaccactatgtggaaccagctgcccactgaagtatttccgaaccaattcgacttagggtccttcaaaagagcataccaattcttaaattgccggcaatgcactcgcgagcccgctggtattgagagtgtccatgggcggcggtatcacttaacatcagatgagccttttgcctgtttgccccctgttctataaaaaaataattgccgctatgtttaataaaacttatagaATGAACGTaccaataatatatatagcacATTGTTGTTGTATTGTAATCTATTTACTTGatacaaacaatttgtacTTTCTAAatatccaaatttaaattcttgAATGAATTCTTCTCGTGCAAACCTATGTCCATACTAAGAAACTTCCACAGCAATAACTTTAGCGATCCCTACAGAAGTATATCTTTGTATCCACTTTCGATTTAAAACTCAAATTCCCTAGCGGACTCATCCCAAGTTGCCCTGGTAATCCTGGTACAAaacgtatattatataaatataacatattgattatatattttaattcaacaaaggtattaataatttagcatTTATAATCGCAACTTTTGTTTACCGAAAAATGATtgcataatattaattaatatacatactttTTGCCAGCAtcattagttttaattattgacgAAAATCGCAAGTGTTATCTCAAATGCTTTAAAACCTGATTGTCGATATCCTTGAACAAAGCTTAGAGCATTTTTATAAAGTGCATTAGAtaatgcttttaattattcatgtaggtatataatttcCGCATTGCACAAACGTATAATATTAtcatgttaaaattaattctcttatcttcttttttaatataactacatacatattatcttctagttattaaatttagtaaaattatcAGGCCATATACAAAAGAAACCTACTACTTGGTTAAACTctgctattaaaaatatttcaacaaCATTGTAACATCACGAGTACACTTGTATAGAAAATCAAAaccctttttataaaatcctaTATGGTCATACAAGATGCATTATGTGTATACGCAGTTTCGATTACAGAACCAGTTAAAACCACACAGAATTCAGTTTGAACATGTGCCAATCAACTCAGAAAGCATCCAATATTTTACTCAACAAACGACACAATAATGCGgaataacttattattttttaatactttcaaTGTAGTTTGTCaaatcttttataaataatatatttaattttattttcaacccTTATTGTTATAGCATATTAAACTTCATATAAAACGGATAAACAATATTGGATAACATTTTCAAAGTACTGTTTGGATTGGGTTCGagctttattttatgttatgttgGATCCGAAGAATATCTGAAGAATTTGGAATAGgatgaataaaacaaatgaatgtaGTTTTAGGAGCCAATCACATTTATTGCGGAActgttttgtaattatttatctaaCTTATACTAAGCATCCTCACTGTATACACTACACACCTAATCTTCAACTTCATACGATGCAGAATAACAACATCATAGAAGATTAAGTAAGTAATACCTTTGAAATAGCATCAATGTTTCAATTAATTGTGATGGGTGAAGATGTTGTTATTATCTTAATGTTTAACGTCTATTTGTTGACCTTGCAGGCCTCTTCGGAGAAGTCACTGTATACCAGTTTCTGGGAGTCGACTACTGGGGAGCCGATAAGGTAGTTCTCGACGGCGGTCTTGGCTTCACCAGTAAGGACCTTGGACCTGGAGAGCACCCAGACGAAGTCTGCAAAGCAAATATTGGTTACATACAAATACTAAAACTCAGTCAGGGAGTTTGAACATTGCCAATTATCTTTTGAAATTACTAAAcgatgttacaataaaaaaagggtgcgtgtacttatgtacgcgcgtaagaagttatacttctttggcattattaaaaatagtttttgattgcatgcaaataattaattacaattaaataatcaaagactacaaaaggagtcattatagtcagtaaagttcagtttacatttgaaaaattaaataaataaatatttacttaatctcttacattaagtgtaacataaattctattattattcgaatgttgtttttaaattatgtccaatgccgtagcatcttccgtgggcaacttcattctgttaattttgtgtcacggtgcgcgcgcatcgtaaaatttcactctcattaTAATGACTCGCGttataacgcgcctaaagcagtataacttcaaaaattcgaAATTCATAATTTCGATTATTTCCCAATTAATGTCACCACTTTGAACATTTTGTAAAGTTGTTTCGCATTTTTTGACATcacttgaattaaaataatatatttgcgaATGTAATTGCATTATTGTATCTTGATAAGATTAACACGCAGATATACCGTGTTGAGAATAAAATAGcaatgatttaatttatataacgaGTGTTTTGGTGATAAAGTATAACaaatacttaatactttttactttttttttttttacttttttatttacttttttctttAGTTACTGGTCGTTTATTAAGAATTTGCACTTTATCGAGAATTTTGCAGTTTAAggaactaataataattaggcaTCTTTGATCTTACCTTGGTGTCCCTTCTTGTCCTCGTCGTATTTGCAGTAGTATCCGATGATGTAGTTCTTGTTGTCAGTGGAGAGGATGTTCAATACGTTCTCCTTGGTGACAcctaaacaaattaatagttttatttatctcaGTTGATTTTGGCAGACAAATTTTTTGCCCCACTTCACAAGGGAACTCATTGCCTGAATTTTTGCGATAACaagtatgtttttaaataatgaaaaaacatagttaagaattattttagtaaaatagtcatttgatacaatttgttattataattttcctgCAATTTCTACTGTTTTGTGAagaaatttttgtaatgaatttACGtactaacattattttaaattctgcTGTGCAATTAAAACCTTCAAATTTGTATACCATTTTTATCATGAGATATACATTACCTCCGTATGTCAGCTTGTGGTAGATCTTTCCAATCTTGGAGTCACCAACTGGGTAAGCTGTTCCTTCAATGTAGTACTCCTTGCCGTGGATTACGTGGTAGTTCGTAACTTTGACACTCTTGCCTTCAGGAGCGTATTCAGCCCATCCGCACTTTCCGTACTTCTCAACTGAGTTGGGGTATTTGGCGACCTCCCACCATTTTCCATTGTACTGTAATACAAGTATCCGTGAGTTTCgtaatctactatataaaaataagtcgggttttccttcctgacgctataactccagaacgcacgaaccgatttccacggttctgcattcgttggaaaggtctcgggctctgtgaggtttatagcaaagaaaattcaggaaaaatttcaacagaaaagcgggatcaccaaatctggtggcgaaacggagttcgctgAGTTTGCTAGTCTCatatattactaaataataaggaaaataagtttatttgtcATGAAAGTAAGTCGATATTAAAAAGAACTGCACAATCAGCAAAGTATAATAAGTAtgccaaaataaaattaaaaacaaattaatcatttattatgtcataatatatatcaatatatgtGGTTAActacttattaaattaattactattaaaaaggtgattaaattatttttcaaagattttaagttatagataTAAAGCCTATATGGATgacataattatttcatttatataaataaaaaattagtttttattcattatttatttagtaaattaggctAAGAAATCTAATTCTCCATAAGTTAGATCTTGGTTTACGAAAGCAACGAACAATGAAAGACCGATTTAGGTACCGATGTAATCTATGGTAATCTTTTTTATTCTTGATTATATGGCATTACTgatactaataaaattttcaatattgcaaccaaaattaaattgttttatttatttgaaaatgaaGTGGTAGGCGTATGTTATAAAGAGAGCAAATACCTAGTgctaatttgataataattccaattATCACATTAATTGCTATGCCAAATATTATTCAGTTATTTTTGACCTAAAGATTAATTTAAGCGATTAAAATAACACATCCAGTTAAGTTTCCTTACATACATAGTCAAGTATGGTtcgaatataattttgtataaattaaattactcttTCTGGGTATGACTAAAATTTTGAATAGATatgctttatttaaaaagcaataaatactGCATAGGTATAAGatgataaatttatattgtgaACACCAGTTCAAAACCGGTTATTTCCGCCTAAATTCGGTGCGCTCCCGGTACTTCGatgcataatttattaatgttcaaatatttattcaaattatacgCTGCTAAGTCATTatttactttgtttttttcCACACatgctaatatttttttatgtcttaataaatttatcgTATTAAGTACCtagaagtttatttatataataattaattaaataatatttatattttgactGGAACAACATaagtatgttaaaaaataaataagtgttggACCAAGATTATTCTCACAAAAATTCACATTAAACATACATTATGTGTAGTATTTTTGAACActattaaatctatattttaagagttttttttatattaaaaaatcgtattcgtgtaatattttgtgaattttCTAGTAATTGCAATAGAAGAAAATGAAAACGAATATACGTTTCacggaaaataaaaattatattttactttaatgaattatttcaacaaataatattcaatattactTTGTTtctattaaagatttaatgaaaattcaaCTATAAAGCTTTATGCGAAGCGCAGCCCtaaaattatgattatgaATATTATCTACGATTTTTCGTAGCGACCTTCGTAGGCGCTAAAAGCTACGAAGAACTTAAAACACTGAGAACTTTTTCACTCTATAACacattgtaaatttaattaaatgggCGAAATAATCACTTAAAATTACAAGACATTACACTGAAATTTACTATcgaaatcaatttttaaatcgaactaaaaatagtaaatttattttaaatgcttaCGTTTGACCAGTCGAAGTTGTCCACTGGCTTGACTTCTGGGCAGGCACCGTCGTGGTACACGTTGGCGGACGCGGCCGCTACGAGAGCAAGAACAATCAAGTACTGCATTTTGTTAAGGATAGCGCGATTCTTGAACGGGAGCCGGCGGTTGACTGATTGATGTTGATACAGCGCTACCCTCTTTTATACTCTCGTCGGGCAGAGGTCAGGGCCTACAAACATATTCAAACTATGGCGTCTTCGGTTAGTTCTAGACATAGATAagcttagatatttttttctaaacaatGTAGGAATGTTGTTCGCCTCGTTGCTAGTTATAGTCTCATTTTTGGTTTAGACGGAGACCAAGCATCGCACGTGTGGAACTCGTACcacatttttagttttttttttggatttgTGATTTCAATGTGTGTGTTTGGATACGTTTTTACctcgtatttttttatatttaaaaaatatataatatatatgtaatcgTAACTAGCGTAAAGTATTTTCCAGTAAATCttaatcaaattcaaaaacaatataacaaaatgtattttatcaaatattttggttagtatttaaaaaaaatcttttatagcacgtatgtatatatattcataaaataatttgcaaaaatataCTTAGGAATTCTTGTAAGGACTATATCTAAGTTCCATATAGAGAATCAATGCATGTGATTAATagaagtaataaaaactttgttttttgtaGTTACAACATCCCGTGACATTCttacatgttttaaaaaattcaattttatttgcaacttaattgatataaaaacgCGTTCTTCCAAATATCCATTAgcataatttgttatttaaaatttcaaatattcttATTGAGAGTACAGGATAATAGATTTTGACATTCTTTTAATCATGTAATTAGCATTCGTCCacgtttaaattgtaaatatcaaGTGCGAAATATATATGTGAGCAAATATACAGCAgacttttttattgataagtgAGGTACGCATAAAACATAGTCAAGACTTATTTAAGCCATTAACTTAGTTTTCAAGTGACCATGTAATGTATAACAAATGTCAGATTTTTGACACTCTGATAACTTAGTAGTTCTGTAGTAAAAAAGTTGAGTTCTGTTGAGCAAGTGCAATATAAAAAGTGTGTTTTTTAATGGCAATGCTGGTGTTCTAAAGtactaaactttgttttaactTCTACTATAAAATACAGtcattaagttaaaaatataaaatacgtaaaggtaaaatagttttatgttttttatatttttacaaacaagTGATTTCTTTCgttatctaattttataacgtTACGGTTGTCATAACTTTGTTTTGTACCATTTATTAAGGGAGATTTTGAATCACGCTACGACCAAATTAACGTTTATAAGCTGGTCACCGTTATTCGTTCATCATCAATTAGTTAACTTTTATCTCGCGAATGACCAAGACCGCTaggttaaatttgttaaatataaatcatagAAAATGcatatcaaaattttaaacataatttttttgacaattccaCTTAATCAAAGATTAAGATATGTCGGCTTATCAGGATTAGCGAGAGAATGTCCAAACAGGTTTGGTACTTGCGCCTAGCTGTCTCTATAAACTGAAGAGAAAGCACGAATTGAAAATACAGGTATTAATAGTGTTCATTTCAAAGAATTCAGGTTTATAGATTTATAGATTAGTACTAAAGAAATTTAACGGCTACATATTTAATGGtaataattagaaattatgtacaaaacatgtttatatgtatataagaataaagaaggggtctaggctccgaatatgattttgttccattcggtgtcgagacccttggtccgtggggtcctagcgctataagaTTTTAAGGtaatatcaaaaaggttagtcgacatcacaggagaccgaagaactggcagctacctcggacaaataattagtctagctattcaaagggggaactctgccagtatcttcggaaccttgcctaaagggcttttaataatatatttgttattatattttaagcttagttattgtttttataattgtgtttttataagtgtgttaataaatatatatataatgttaaccttaaataaaaaaaagaataaagaatGTATATAAGAATGTAAGAATGAGAATAAATATGCAAACATCATAGTTGTTAGTTTCTTTAACTAAACTTGGCCAAAAGTAAACCAAAAGGAATTgcattttcttataataaattgtttttgtcttacctaaatctttaataatccaacacacaaatatactgtataatttaaacaattttcttgacctacatagtaataataattaaaaattaataaatataaaattaaaacaaattttaagtttGGTCCCTAATAATGTACCTTAAAGGCAGCATTGCCTTGCTGTAtagcgatacttattcgttgaacgaggaaagcaccagctctggggtcagcggtgctatctaccaggcgacaacaatttttaatttaagttgtCTTTATCTTTTGtcttttacatatttacttaaatgtgCAGTTTAATATATACTAAAGGAAATAGATGCAtgaatgtatattaaattattttacctaaCTTTTGTTTCTTTCACTTCTCTGTGTTTTTTCTCAGCTCTCTTTTGTGATGGGTACAtcttaatatgtttaaataaataaagcataaGTGTCCCTATAACgtatatcaataattattatcgaACCTTTTTATAGGTTaaccaaaaaatatatgtaacaaTTAATTGTAGTTTTCAATCATGTTTGCAattgtaaatgaataaattaaacaaatatttcaaattatctggttttatttaaaattaatttacatactTAACTAAAGGAGGTGAGTGAGTGAGTAGTATTAGAGACGAGATAAAATGTAATGAAAATTATCAGAGAGGACATAAATCGCATGAGGCCATTGACCTTACTTTCGTGATATCTcctaaattaaatgaatatgaATTTTAGGCAGTCATTGcacattaatatttcaatggtttatattaatcattggcccaaaatatatttcgctgtaaataattacattatcattacattttttacacgctttatattagcttcacctgtatgtatgtatgtaaccgactccttcggactcgattttgacccacttttaacagacagatttattttataataggaggcaaacgggctcacctgatgttaagtgataccgctgcccatggacaatcacattgccagaaggctcgcaagtgtgttgccggcctttctagaattggtacgctcttttcttgaaggtccctaagtcgaattggtggTGTGCTCTGTTGTGAAACGACAGACGTCgtggtgatacggatggtattttgtattctgccttgacgtccgatgatgaatctcagctgcaggtattagagcGAACAACTCCtatgaacactctccatggtaaatgcggtatgGTAAATCTCTACGCAAAGTTAAGGTATCAAGCCGCACgaaaagtgactggtcgtcgacgattcgaattGTTCTtggttgaatacggtcaagcggAAGAAGCTGGTCCAcgggagctcccgcccagaggtgagaacgGTATTCCACGTGaggaatttgcgctttatagagTTACAAGctgtggcccggagtgaagtaccgtctcgccttgctgagcacatcaagctttttggaggctaatttagccttaacattttttttctaagtgTTCAGCCTACACACATTgtatttgggtctaagacatgtcagtTTCATCAAGATGTTTGACCAGCTCCCGGCCTGGGACGTACCACCATAAGATGCTTTCTATATAAGAAGTAAAATGAATTCCCAAATCGTTACAGATAATCAAGTTTCATAATTTTGCAACCATGTCGCAAGAAGCGACGACGATGATGTATCAAGTAAAACAGTTAAGTGAAGTGAAAACTATTTAACTCACTGCGGTTTTCTTGCATCGGATCAAGTTTGCGAGTTAAGGTTAGTGTCTCGTAACATCGGCCGTTCACCTTAAGTAGATAAATGATAAGCACTTGGGACCgctaaaaaacattttagtacaaaaaataaaaagcttcCTGTCTAtaatttaggtttttaaagGACTTATAGCTGTTGAGTTGAATAAATTATCTCtaatcataaattaataattataatataacattgttaatGAATAATCGTAAAGCTTGAGTATCGACATAAGGTTTTACTTCAAactattaaaatgaaaattctaAAATCTTTCTTTACGATTAAAGGGGTTTCATTTTCAcactattttacttttttgtactttcatactttcaaagaaaatataattgcgTGGTCtgagtagtttttttttaaatctagacTTAGATATTGTTGAGATTTTTTGTACCATTGTTTATCAACGTTATTACGATCACTTTTGAATGCCAAAACTCTCTGTTGAACTCACGCTATCATCATAACTATCATCATAATTTACAGCATAATATGCTACTATACCTTTTGGCATAACGTTGGCGTTATATACATAGAAAGATATAAGAccgactcatggccatgtgtaatacctgttcagaatccctattaaatgcgccaaaacttgtaatacagggtcacttttcggtaaagtaattttttttcacagtggggtccgaagtaaacaaaaagttttgatttgaaaaaaatttatatcgtataacttaatattatcttcaatacactcaataaacaactataaatagtatgtgtAACGCAAGAACtaatcagtaccaatctagtagatattatgaaaaagatacaggatgtagattttttcgaattttaataagagtTAGTAAAAAACAggcaattttcttataaaacgcaaaataaattataactctgcaggggttgagcttagagacgtcccgtagaacaattttttgcagctgatgacctcatctatcccctatttgcgtttgatccacgactttttggccaccctgtatagtTCACTTTAAATATGTTACTGTACTAGTGCCTTTGAAGTTCAAtaggcaaattattctaataagACATTTAAGGTTAGTACGTATAAGGTTTAGTACTTAAACGTCAAGTTAGAGCAGTGAAggcctaatggcttcagcgtcgactctcatacctgaggtcgtaggttcgatccccggctgtgcactaatggactttctttctgtgtgcgcatgttaaatgaatatatttaataataaatttgctcgaacggtgaaggaaaacatcgtgaggaaaccgacatgcaagacccaaaaagtcgacggcgtgtgtcagaaactggaggctgatcacctacttgcctattagatttaaaaatgatcatgaaacagattcagataaCTGacgccaagacctaaagacgTTGTAGCGACactgacttatttttatttttacttaaacgtCAAACTGGCTGATTTGACTATTTTTAGCTTACTTAGTTAAGTTATAGTAATTCCAAAGTACTAGGTTTAAtacgaaacaataattgtttgttgATCGTTTGGTTCATTGGCGCAAGTGTTTATTTCTTCCAAATTAAGACTTAACACTCTGAATTTGATCTCAGTATgataaattctaataaaaaatgtttaaaataatactttaaaataaactatcctatggtaaaataaattcataaatcaGGTTAATTACTCTGTATACACagggttttaattaaatatcaaatttatattttc from Pieris napi chromosome 12, ilPieNapi1.2, whole genome shotgun sequence includes these protein-coding regions:
- the LOC125054411 gene encoding bilin-binding protein isoform X1; amino-acid sequence: MQYLIVLALVAAASANVYHDGACPEVKPVDNFDWSNYNGKWWEVAKYPNSVEKYGKCGWAEYAPEGKSVKVTNYHVIHGKEYYIEGTAYPVGDSKIGKIYHKLTYGGVTKENVLNILSTDNKNYIIGYYCKYDEDKKGHQDFVWVLSRSKVLTGEAKTAVENYLIGSPVVDSQKLVYSDFSEEACKVNK
- the LOC125054411 gene encoding bilin-binding protein isoform X2, which produces MRLRNSRILVLQYNGKWWEVAKYPNSVEKYGKCGWAEYAPEGKSVKVTNYHVIHGKEYYIEGTAYPVGDSKIGKIYHKLTYGGVTKENVLNILSTDNKNYIIGYYCKYDEDKKGHQDFVWVLSRSKVLTGEAKTAVENYLIGSPVVDSQKLVYSDFSEEACKVNK